The following coding sequences are from one Granulicella sp. L56 window:
- the fdhF gene encoding formate dehydrogenase subunit alpha, translating into MKSLLNTPADHAPNTELIIDGLPVPVHSGELLIEVLNLYAMTRNRKPVPQVCYLPQMGPIETCDTCMVKVNGELVRACGTRAVAGMVVETAGEAVDIAQREAFDRILQNHMLYCTVCDNNNQNCTVHNTTAQLDVKHQSRPFTHKPYPQDHSNPFYRYDPDQCILCGRCVESCQSVQVNETLSINWESDHPRVLWDGGEKIDGSSCVSCGHCVTVCPCNALMEKSILGHAGYLTNLPGKVLDDMIDVVKAIEPPIGYGPILALSEIESEMRHARVKRTKTVCTYCAVGCSFEVWTRDRHILKIEPSHGPANGISTCIKGKFAWGHINSDDRLTKPLLRDGDTFREITWDEALDIIEKKFKQVKEDHGPDALAFIASSKCTNEESYLMQKLARAVVGTNNIDNCARYCQNPATMGLQRTVGYGGDSGSIADIEKAGLVVIVGANPAENHPVLATRIKRSHKFRGQRLIVADLRKHEMAERADIFIRPIPSTDAVWMNGVARYILDHKLHKPEFIDQWVNHFDEYAKSLEPYTLEYTERITGIPQATLITVANEIAAADGVCILFAMGVTQHCGGSDTATTLSNLLLLTGNYMRPGAGAYPLRGHNNVQGASDLGSMPNVFPGYQKVDDEEVRAKFAADWGVTLPTTTGKDNHQMIDAILEGSLKVLYIKGEDTITSDSNANYVASALSKLEFFVVQDINFSETCRYADLVLPAAASLEKDGTFTSTERRIQRIYKALDPLGESKPDWEIIQLIANRLGGKWKYKHPSDVMDEVARLTPMFAGVSYERLEGFKSLQWPVAADGKDSPLLFTEKFPFPDGKARFFPVQYIEPCEETSNEFDLHLNNGRLLEHFEQGSMTYRTPGIKEITPNSFVEVSPELAAERGITSGRFVQIASPHGKVRVQVLVSSRVEGKQLYMSLNSIEEPVNKLTSSFTDRQTHTPAFKETAVSMTVLPEQGENPLPRRNFRYGTRTPQNGVEVERKWARADYRLPGTSPSDKLVQIKSTTV; encoded by the coding sequence ATGAAATCATTGCTCAACACTCCTGCCGATCACGCCCCGAATACTGAACTCATCATCGACGGCCTGCCTGTTCCTGTTCACTCCGGCGAATTACTCATCGAAGTCCTCAATCTCTATGCGATGACGCGCAATCGCAAGCCTGTGCCGCAGGTATGTTATCTCCCGCAGATGGGGCCCATCGAAACCTGCGATACCTGCATGGTCAAGGTCAATGGAGAGCTTGTGCGTGCCTGCGGTACGCGCGCCGTCGCTGGCATGGTGGTCGAAACCGCTGGCGAGGCCGTCGATATCGCCCAGCGCGAGGCCTTCGACCGCATCCTGCAAAATCACATGCTTTACTGCACGGTCTGCGATAACAACAATCAGAACTGCACCGTGCACAACACCACGGCGCAGCTCGACGTAAAACACCAGTCGCGCCCCTTCACCCACAAGCCCTATCCGCAGGACCACTCCAACCCTTTCTATCGCTACGATCCTGATCAGTGCATTCTTTGTGGCCGCTGTGTCGAATCGTGTCAGAGCGTTCAGGTCAACGAGACGCTCTCGATCAACTGGGAGAGCGATCATCCGCGCGTTCTCTGGGATGGCGGCGAAAAGATCGACGGCTCAAGCTGCGTCTCCTGCGGCCACTGCGTTACCGTCTGTCCCTGCAACGCGCTGATGGAGAAGTCCATACTCGGCCACGCGGGATATCTCACCAATCTGCCGGGCAAAGTCCTCGACGACATGATCGATGTGGTGAAGGCCATTGAACCGCCCATTGGTTATGGCCCGATTCTTGCGCTCTCCGAGATCGAGTCTGAGATGCGTCATGCTCGCGTTAAACGCACGAAGACTGTTTGTACCTACTGCGCTGTCGGTTGTAGCTTCGAGGTCTGGACGCGCGACCGCCATATCCTCAAGATCGAGCCGAGTCATGGGCCGGCCAACGGCATCTCCACCTGCATCAAGGGCAAGTTTGCCTGGGGCCACATTAACTCCGACGACCGCCTGACTAAACCGCTGCTGCGCGATGGCGATACCTTTCGCGAGATTACGTGGGACGAGGCGCTCGACATTATCGAGAAAAAGTTCAAACAGGTAAAAGAAGATCATGGGCCTGACGCTCTTGCGTTCATTGCCTCCTCGAAGTGCACGAATGAGGAGAGCTATCTGATGCAGAAGCTCGCGCGTGCTGTCGTCGGCACGAACAACATCGACAACTGTGCTCGCTACTGCCAGAACCCCGCCACGATGGGCCTGCAGCGCACGGTTGGCTACGGAGGCGACTCTGGGTCGATTGCCGATATCGAAAAGGCTGGCCTCGTCGTCATCGTTGGAGCCAACCCGGCGGAGAACCATCCTGTTCTCGCCACTCGCATTAAGCGCAGCCACAAATTCCGCGGCCAGCGGCTGATCGTTGCCGATCTGCGCAAGCATGAGATGGCCGAGCGCGCCGACATCTTCATCCGTCCCATCCCTTCTACCGACGCTGTCTGGATGAACGGCGTCGCCCGCTACATCCTCGACCACAAGCTGCACAAGCCCGAGTTCATCGACCAGTGGGTCAATCACTTTGACGAGTACGCGAAATCACTGGAGCCCTACACGCTTGAATACACCGAGCGCATCACCGGCATTCCGCAAGCGACGCTCATTACTGTGGCCAATGAAATCGCTGCTGCCGACGGTGTCTGCATTTTGTTTGCCATGGGCGTGACGCAGCACTGCGGCGGCTCCGATACGGCCACCACGCTCTCGAACCTTCTTCTGCTCACCGGCAACTACATGCGTCCTGGTGCTGGAGCCTACCCTCTGCGGGGCCACAACAATGTGCAGGGCGCGAGCGATCTCGGCTCGATGCCGAATGTGTTTCCCGGCTATCAAAAAGTGGACGATGAAGAGGTCAGGGCCAAGTTCGCGGCCGACTGGGGAGTCACGCTGCCGACGACTACCGGCAAAGACAATCACCAGATGATCGACGCCATTCTTGAAGGCAGCCTCAAGGTGCTCTACATCAAAGGCGAAGACACCATCACCTCGGACTCCAACGCCAATTACGTTGCCAGCGCTCTCAGCAAGCTGGAGTTCTTCGTCGTGCAGGACATTAATTTTTCGGAGACCTGCCGCTACGCCGACCTGGTGCTGCCCGCTGCCGCGTCGCTTGAAAAAGACGGCACCTTCACCAGCACCGAGCGCCGCATCCAGCGCATCTACAAGGCGCTCGATCCGCTTGGCGAATCCAAGCCCGATTGGGAGATCATTCAATTGATCGCTAATCGTCTGGGCGGCAAGTGGAAGTACAAGCATCCTTCCGATGTCATGGACGAGGTTGCGCGTCTTACACCCATGTTTGCCGGCGTCAGCTACGAGCGGCTCGAAGGTTTTAAGAGCCTGCAATGGCCTGTCGCCGCAGACGGCAAGGATTCGCCTCTCCTCTTCACAGAGAAGTTTCCCTTTCCCGACGGCAAGGCCCGCTTTTTTCCTGTGCAGTATATCGAGCCCTGCGAAGAGACCAGCAATGAGTTCGACCTTCACCTCAACAATGGCCGCCTGCTCGAACACTTCGAGCAGGGCAGCATGACCTACCGCACCCCCGGCATCAAGGAGATCACGCCGAACAGCTTCGTCGAGGTCTCACCAGAACTCGCCGCCGAACGTGGCATCACCAGCGGCCGCTTCGTGCAGATTGCTTCGCCGCACGGCAAGGTGCGCGTGCAGGTTCTCGTCTCCAGCCGCGTCGAGGGCAAGCAGCTCTACATGTCGCTCAACTCCATCGAAGAGCCGGTCAACAAGCTCACCAGCAGCTTTACCGACCGGCAGACGCACACGCCCGCCTTCAAAGAGACCGCCGTCAGCATGACCGTCCTGCCGGAACAGGGCGAGAATCCGCTGCCGCGGCGTAACTTCCGTTATGGCACTCGCACGCCGCAGAACGGCGTCGAGGTCGAACGCAAATGGGCGCGCGCAGACTATCGACTGCCTGGAACTTCGCCCTCCGACAAGCTGGTCCAGATAAAATCCACCACGGTATAA
- the rpmE gene encoding 50S ribosomal protein L31 has product MPKEGIHPKYDTITVKCACGNHFETRSTHKGDIVLEICSACHPFFTGKQKLIDTAGRVERFRRKFAKSDAGKAETGKAETGKAAETAAK; this is encoded by the coding sequence ATGCCAAAAGAAGGAATTCACCCCAAGTACGACACCATCACCGTCAAGTGCGCCTGCGGAAACCACTTTGAGACCCGCTCCACGCACAAGGGCGACATCGTCCTCGAAATCTGCTCCGCCTGCCACCCGTTCTTCACCGGCAAGCAGAAGCTGATCGACACCGCAGGCCGTGTCGAGCGCTTCCGCCGCAAGTTCGCCAAGTCGGACGCCGGCAAGGCAGAAACCGGCAAGGCAGAAACCGGCAAGGCAGCAGAAACCGCCGCCAAGTAA
- a CDS encoding MFS transporter, giving the protein MSEGGSKAAVTEARAGSAFHSRDFRLYQSARLMVIVGAEAQSVAVAWQVYAITHSALDLGFTGLALFLPGLLFVLAAGHVADRFDRRKIIMACYSLQAICTIVLLWLSLTKTYISNGRVWPIYAVLLGIGLGRAFSGPASSAMLPSLVPKDHFVNAVTWGGTINQAANMAGPTVGGLLFTLQMTGVMTRWNGAAIVYAFTLVMLVSFLILVGMIRTKMEGAVKKAFNAKTVLAGLEYVWKTKLLLGSISLDLFAVLLGGAVALLPIFATDILHAGPRGLGLLRAMPAVGALAVSLVMVIKPIKRNAGWLMLGCVGLFGAATIVFGLSRNIWISLIALVLVGGSDMVSVVIRGSVLQLATPPEMRGRVSAVNWIFIGASNEFGEFESGLTAHWWGAVRAVVVGGIGTLVVMGAAAAFFPALRQADALTAESLMNTELELSVAEPVD; this is encoded by the coding sequence ATGTCCGAGGGTGGCAGTAAGGCAGCAGTGACAGAAGCGAGGGCAGGGAGTGCCTTTCACTCGCGCGATTTCCGTCTCTATCAGTCAGCGCGTCTCATGGTCATCGTGGGTGCCGAGGCGCAATCGGTTGCCGTAGCCTGGCAGGTCTACGCCATCACGCACTCTGCGCTCGACCTTGGCTTCACAGGGCTAGCTCTCTTTCTGCCGGGGCTGCTATTCGTGTTGGCTGCAGGCCACGTCGCCGACCGGTTCGACCGGCGAAAGATCATCATGGCCTGTTACAGTCTGCAGGCAATTTGTACGATCGTTCTGCTCTGGCTCTCCCTGACCAAAACCTATATCTCCAATGGCCGGGTGTGGCCTATCTACGCCGTTCTGCTGGGCATCGGGCTGGGAAGGGCATTCAGCGGTCCCGCCTCCAGTGCGATGCTGCCCAGCCTCGTTCCCAAAGACCACTTCGTTAATGCCGTCACCTGGGGTGGGACCATCAATCAGGCCGCCAACATGGCTGGCCCGACCGTAGGCGGCCTGCTCTTCACGCTGCAAATGACCGGCGTGATGACGCGCTGGAACGGGGCCGCCATCGTCTACGCCTTCACCCTCGTGATGCTCGTGAGCTTCCTCATCCTGGTGGGGATGATCCGAACCAAGATGGAGGGCGCAGTCAAAAAAGCGTTCAACGCCAAGACCGTGCTTGCGGGACTCGAATATGTATGGAAGACCAAGCTGCTGCTCGGTTCGATCTCGCTGGACCTCTTCGCCGTACTGCTGGGAGGGGCGGTTGCCCTGCTCCCCATCTTCGCCACCGACATTCTCCACGCCGGTCCGCGCGGCCTTGGCCTGCTTCGCGCCATGCCTGCCGTCGGCGCGCTCGCCGTCTCGCTGGTGATGGTCATCAAGCCCATCAAGCGTAACGCCGGATGGCTGATGCTGGGCTGTGTTGGACTCTTCGGCGCGGCCACCATCGTCTTTGGCCTCTCCAGAAATATCTGGATCAGCCTGATCGCCCTCGTCCTCGTCGGCGGCAGCGACATGGTCAGCGTCGTCATTCGCGGCAGCGTTCTGCAGTTGGCCACGCCACCCGAGATGCGCGGCCGCGTCAGCGCCGTCAACTGGATCTTCATCGGCGCATCGAACGAGTTTGGCGAGTTCGAAAGCGGCCTCACCGCGCATTGGTGGGGAGCCGTTCGCGCCGTCGTCGTCGGTGGCATCGGCACCCTCGTTGTCATGGGTGCGGCAGCGGCATTCTTCCCTGCTCTTCGCCAGGCCGACGCTCTGACTGCGGAATCCTTGATGAACACTGAACTGGAATTGAGTGTGGCCGAACCGGTCGATTGA
- a CDS encoding tRNA-dihydrouridine synthase, with translation MKKRYTLEQKHWDDPAEHAMPEHARVPATLTIGNVKIAPATVLAPMAGVTDTVFRRFIKNASQFTADANSANVEQATTNQQSGCGLIMTEFTSADGLSRMRETKRKRYLTYYDDEHPISAQLFGSNPETLADSARIVQDAGFDLVDLNLGCPAKRVVACNGGSGLLRDLPLIETIFKAVRAAVTIPFTVKFRIGWNDANIVCVELAKMAEDCGLNAAALHARTREDGYTGQARWEFIAAVKDAVKIPVIGNGDIRTPEDAAAMVDATGCDAVMIGRTAPSNPWIFRQIAQYTASKEITGVGTYDKPTNEDRYRMIRTYFQMMVDELAMEERAEAARAAAITASGQIARDQRHRDCVGKMKQFASWFTHGVPGGSALRKQIFDSKNGAAVLGAVEHFFETKAATEETEAEAILA, from the coding sequence ATGAAGAAGCGCTACACCCTCGAGCAGAAGCACTGGGATGACCCAGCCGAGCACGCCATGCCCGAGCACGCGCGCGTCCCAGCCACGCTCACCATTGGCAATGTCAAGATCGCCCCCGCGACCGTCCTTGCGCCCATGGCCGGAGTGACCGACACAGTCTTCCGCCGTTTCATCAAGAACGCCAGCCAGTTCACCGCCGACGCCAACAGTGCAAACGTGGAACAGGCGACAACGAACCAGCAATCCGGCTGCGGCCTCATCATGACCGAGTTCACCTCGGCCGACGGCCTCTCGCGGATGCGCGAGACCAAGCGCAAGCGCTACCTCACCTACTACGACGACGAGCACCCTATCTCAGCGCAGCTCTTCGGCTCAAATCCCGAAACGCTGGCCGACTCCGCGCGCATCGTTCAGGATGCCGGATTTGATCTCGTCGACCTGAACCTCGGCTGCCCTGCCAAGCGCGTCGTCGCCTGCAACGGCGGCTCGGGCCTGCTGCGCGATCTGCCGCTCATCGAGACGATCTTCAAGGCCGTCCGCGCTGCTGTCACCATCCCCTTCACGGTCAAGTTCCGCATCGGCTGGAACGACGCCAACATCGTCTGCGTCGAGCTGGCGAAGATGGCCGAAGACTGCGGCCTCAACGCCGCGGCGCTGCACGCTCGCACTCGCGAGGACGGCTACACCGGACAGGCTCGTTGGGAGTTCATCGCTGCGGTAAAAGATGCCGTGAAGATTCCCGTCATCGGCAATGGCGACATTCGCACTCCTGAAGATGCAGCCGCCATGGTCGATGCCACCGGCTGCGATGCCGTGATGATTGGCCGCACCGCACCATCGAATCCATGGATCTTCCGCCAGATCGCGCAGTACACCGCCTCGAAAGAAATCACTGGCGTCGGCACCTACGACAAGCCGACCAACGAAGACCGCTACCGCATGATTCGCACTTACTTCCAGATGATGGTCGACGAACTGGCAATGGAAGAACGCGCCGAAGCCGCGCGTGCCGCTGCGATCACCGCCTCCGGCCAGATCGCCCGCGACCAGCGCCACCGCGACTGCGTCGGCAAGATGAAGCAGTTCGCCAGTTGGTTCACGCACGGCGTCCCCGGCGGCTCCGCTCTGCGCAAACAGATCTTCGATTCTAAAAATGGCGCGGCGGTTCTGGGCGCGGTCGAGCACTTCTTCGAGACAAAGGCAGCAACAGAGGAAACAGAAGCAGAAGCTATACTTGCCTGA
- a CDS encoding DUF1772 domain-containing protein: MTSFLYIATTICIGLLIGTEFAVSVFINPVLQKLEDRAHAKAVSLFAARLGHAMPFWYGLSLLLLLVETIAERHEPGSTLLIAASVIWFAVIVLTILFLVPINNRMMQLDAKSFPEEAQREHQRWTTFHHLRVAALVAAMVCFLLVAHR; this comes from the coding sequence ATGACATCTTTTCTATATATCGCGACCACCATTTGCATAGGCTTACTCATCGGCACCGAGTTTGCCGTATCCGTCTTCATCAACCCGGTGCTGCAAAAGCTGGAGGACCGCGCACACGCCAAAGCGGTCAGCCTGTTTGCAGCAAGGCTCGGCCACGCAATGCCTTTCTGGTATGGGCTCAGCCTGCTGCTTCTCCTCGTAGAGACCATCGCCGAACGCCACGAACCCGGCAGCACTTTGTTGATCGCCGCCAGCGTCATCTGGTTTGCAGTAATCGTCCTTACTATTCTCTTCCTTGTGCCCATCAATAACCGAATGATGCAGCTTGATGCCAAATCCTTTCCCGAAGAAGCACAGCGCGAGCATCAAAGATGGACCACGTTCCATCACCTGCGCGTTGCTGCTTTAGTCGCCGCGATGGTTTGCTTTCTTCTCGTTGCGCACCGGTGA
- a CDS encoding ATP-binding protein, giving the protein MIEICPICEGSGLQVIQQDGRQFVRDCKCRVERRAARMLERARIPKRYEHCSLESYETNFPSSHRTLGAAHLRARKFVESYPVETAGTGLLLTGSIGVGKTHLAVGILQALVTERGATGLFFDYRDLLKQVQNSYNRQVSATELEILAPVFDAEVLVLDELGASKPTDWVWDTVAHILNTRYNDRRTTIITTNYANVGPLGTEQGTRASMREETLGDRIGERMRSRLQEMCVVVEMQGEDFRQKVKRASFA; this is encoded by the coding sequence ATGATTGAGATTTGTCCGATATGCGAGGGGTCCGGCCTGCAGGTCATCCAGCAAGACGGCAGGCAGTTTGTACGCGACTGCAAGTGCCGCGTCGAGCGGCGGGCGGCGCGGATGCTGGAGCGAGCGCGCATTCCCAAACGCTACGAGCACTGCTCGCTTGAGAGCTATGAGACCAACTTTCCCTCTTCGCACCGGACGCTGGGCGCGGCACATCTGCGGGCGCGCAAGTTTGTGGAGAGCTATCCTGTTGAAACTGCGGGGACAGGGCTTCTGCTCACCGGTTCCATCGGCGTGGGCAAGACGCATCTTGCCGTCGGCATCCTGCAGGCGCTGGTGACGGAGCGCGGAGCGACCGGGCTCTTCTTCGACTATCGCGATCTGCTGAAGCAGGTGCAGAACAGCTACAACCGGCAGGTCTCGGCGACCGAGCTTGAGATTTTGGCTCCCGTCTTCGACGCGGAAGTTCTCGTGCTCGACGAGCTGGGGGCGTCGAAGCCCACCGATTGGGTATGGGATACGGTCGCCCATATTCTGAATACACGCTACAACGACCGCCGCACCACCATCATCACCACCAACTACGCCAACGTAGGGCCGCTCGGCACCGAGCAGGGCACACGGGCCTCCATGCGCGAAGAGACTCTTGGCGACCGTATCGGGGAGCGCATGCGCTCGCGTCTGCAGGAGATGTGCGTGGTGGTCGAGATGCAGGGCGAGGACTTCAGGCAAAAAGTGAAGCGCGCGAGCTTCGCGTAA
- a CDS encoding helix-turn-helix domain-containing protein: MPVSKKEISACPIDAMLSVIDGRWKGTILWRLSEGPMRTSELHRTIPGITQRMLIRHLQELVQNGILVRHQERSMPPCVRYSISKYGLTLLPVLEEICKWGRNHLRICAKTAISMNRLDINVALQT; the protein is encoded by the coding sequence GTGCCGGTTTCGAAGAAGGAGATCTCCGCGTGTCCCATCGATGCGATGCTGTCGGTCATCGACGGTCGCTGGAAGGGAACGATTTTGTGGCGGCTGTCGGAGGGGCCGATGCGGACCAGTGAGTTGCATCGCACTATCCCCGGGATTACGCAACGTATGTTGATCCGGCATCTGCAGGAGCTGGTGCAGAATGGAATTCTGGTGCGGCATCAGGAGCGAAGTATGCCGCCCTGTGTCCGTTACTCGATCTCAAAGTATGGCTTGACGCTTTTGCCTGTATTGGAAGAGATATGCAAGTGGGGAAGGAATCATCTCAGGATCTGTGCAAAGACGGCCATTTCAATGAATCGATTAGACATAAATGTTGCACTTCAGACTTGA
- a CDS encoding DUF1641 domain-containing protein, producing MANPITFKPLPVDPHLELERRLNAAPREHAEALLVVYDILQAAHDNGLLDTAHGLISARDTIFGKLAEYAKTPEGETGIRNLLAAAKVLASLDPEVLDQLSRSVVDASQQHQPEQKPPSLWQLFKRTNSEDGRRGLSFLTLLLSGLGRSLKSQ from the coding sequence ATGGCCAATCCGATCACCTTCAAGCCACTTCCCGTCGATCCGCACCTCGAACTCGAGCGACGGCTCAACGCTGCTCCGCGTGAGCACGCCGAGGCCCTGCTGGTCGTCTACGACATTCTGCAAGCGGCTCATGACAATGGCTTGCTCGATACCGCTCACGGCCTCATCAGCGCTCGCGATACCATCTTCGGCAAGCTCGCCGAGTACGCTAAAACTCCCGAGGGTGAGACCGGCATTCGCAATCTGCTGGCTGCCGCTAAGGTGCTCGCCTCGCTCGATCCTGAAGTTCTCGACCAGTTATCAAGATCTGTGGTCGATGCATCGCAGCAGCATCAGCCGGAGCAAAAGCCGCCGAGCCTTTGGCAGCTCTTCAAACGCACCAACAGCGAAGATGGACGCCGCGGCCTGTCCTTTCTTACGCTTCTGCTATCGGGTCTCGGCAGATCGCTTAAGAGTCAATAG
- the serA gene encoding phosphoglycerate dehydrogenase: MKIVLAEKVSPATLAVFQQEPGWNVVTPDQIKNGLDAELADADALVVRSAVQVDAKLLESAPKLRVIGRAGVGVDNIDTPAATHRGIVVMNTPGANAVAVAELTLGLMVSMARSISRANATMHSGKWEKKSLQGQELRGKTLGIVGLGRVGLEVARRAKAFGMNLIGYDPFIAPVIARENDVTLVPIDEIFKESDYLTLHVGLTTQTEGLINATSLAIMKKGVRIINCARGELIVEQALADAIKSGHVAGAALDVFHQEPLKESIFHNLDNVILSPHIAGSTDEAQEAIGIQLALQVRDYLKLGVVQNAVNLPSLSHEEYIEVAPYIEMAERLGHFLSHATPGNLENIQITYTGRIAQGKTDLIRNAAIAGIFAEEEGVNRINAAAIVAERGIRIQEDKKEFTTGGAGSVLKLVLHSSDGEASASATVLHGTSPRLLTYDGIDIEAPLNGTLVSIRNHDVPGVVGRIGSILGEHQINIANFALGRSNGSSRSKSVPQGQALAVVQIDVPSAASANAAIEALRKVEAIASVRFVELGKL; this comes from the coding sequence ATGAAGATCGTTCTCGCCGAAAAAGTCTCGCCTGCCACCCTCGCCGTCTTCCAGCAGGAGCCAGGCTGGAACGTTGTCACCCCCGACCAGATTAAGAACGGCCTCGACGCCGAACTTGCCGATGCCGACGCGCTTGTCGTCCGCTCTGCTGTTCAGGTCGATGCCAAGCTGCTCGAGTCCGCGCCGAAGCTGCGCGTGATTGGCCGTGCCGGCGTAGGCGTCGACAACATCGACACCCCGGCCGCTACGCATCGCGGCATCGTGGTGATGAACACGCCGGGCGCCAACGCTGTCGCCGTCGCCGAGCTGACGCTTGGCCTGATGGTCTCGATGGCCCGCTCCATCTCTCGCGCCAACGCCACCATGCACAGCGGCAAGTGGGAGAAGAAGTCACTGCAAGGGCAGGAGCTTCGCGGCAAGACGCTCGGCATCGTCGGTTTGGGCCGCGTCGGCCTTGAGGTTGCACGCCGCGCCAAGGCCTTTGGCATGAATCTTATTGGCTACGATCCTTTCATCGCTCCGGTGATTGCACGTGAGAACGATGTGACGCTCGTCCCCATCGACGAGATCTTCAAGGAGTCGGATTACCTCACGCTGCACGTCGGCCTCACCACGCAGACCGAGGGGCTCATCAACGCGACCTCGCTGGCCATCATGAAGAAGGGCGTTCGCATCATCAACTGCGCTCGCGGTGAGCTGATCGTTGAGCAGGCGCTTGCCGATGCCATCAAGTCCGGCCACGTTGCTGGTGCTGCTCTCGACGTCTTCCACCAGGAGCCGCTCAAAGAGTCAATCTTCCACAATCTCGACAACGTCATCCTCTCGCCGCACATCGCCGGTTCGACCGACGAGGCGCAGGAGGCCATCGGCATCCAGCTCGCGCTACAGGTGCGTGACTACCTCAAGCTCGGCGTGGTGCAGAACGCGGTCAACCTGCCCAGCTTGTCGCACGAGGAGTATATCGAAGTTGCTCCTTATATCGAGATGGCGGAGCGCCTCGGTCACTTCCTCTCGCACGCTACGCCGGGTAATCTGGAGAACATTCAGATCACTTACACTGGCCGCATCGCGCAGGGTAAGACCGATCTGATCCGCAACGCTGCTATTGCCGGCATCTTCGCTGAAGAAGAGGGCGTCAACCGCATCAACGCGGCGGCCATTGTTGCCGAGCGCGGCATTCGCATTCAGGAAGATAAGAAGGAGTTCACCACCGGCGGCGCAGGCTCGGTGCTCAAACTTGTTCTGCACTCCTCTGACGGCGAAGCCAGTGCGTCTGCGACTGTGCTGCACGGAACCTCGCCACGTCTGTTGACCTACGATGGCATCGACATTGAGGCTCCGCTGAACGGAACGCTGGTTTCGATCCGCAATCATGACGTTCCCGGCGTTGTGGGCCGCATTGGCAGCATTCTTGGCGAGCACCAGATCAACATCGCCAACTTCGCTCTGGGCCGCTCGAATGGCTCCAGCCGCTCCAAGAGCGTTCCGCAGGGGCAGGCGCTTGCCGTCGTGCAGATCGATGTTCCCAGCGCGGCTTCGGCCAATGCTGCGATCGAGGCTCTGCGCAAGGTAGAGGCGATTGCCAGTGTTCGCTTCGTTGAGCTCGGCAAGCTGTAG